One window of Alphaproteobacteria bacterium genomic DNA carries:
- a CDS encoding PAS-domain containing protein, whose translation MINWLVTTSPLLNWFELLGLILGILGIIGLPVMTYMRRLYDQHLLISQERDDLGKILEGIPEARCWWRESESRVHCSKSFAGLLGLNLEHPIEVVDVTNQFDYHSAFILDQALHTVLEKGENFTEKLTLLDQKTLVQVEGIRILQKDQKLIVLSVIDITDRAFETQRLNDEVKSLRAEHEMLQAMIDVVPVALWYRNAENQVIFCNKAYAGAVESEPAQVAKDHKELIEKSRSTSPHHLALKVRNTGQSSSQRGHIVIDGFRRLIEMTEVAHEEGATVGYALDLTDGEEMAADLAKHIQAHQEVLHQLSTPIAVFGADTRLEFFNNAYTKLFGYEEAWLHTKPTFADVLQDMRERRKLPEYPDFQAFKRGRLQLFKTLLQPIQELIHQPDDQILRLLIAPHPLGGLLYMYDDVTDKLALERRYNTLIAVQKETLDHLYEGIVVLGSDSRLRLSNPAAARIWQVNAQDITAGRHATEILALIRPSFSKEEEWHEFQTRLLTIINHRVPKTGRFSRADKTMIQYAYVPLPDGSHLLSFIDVSDRWRFEQALQERNQALEQADRIKSDFLSHVSYELRAPLNTVIGFSEILINQYFGNLNERQLDYCRGIVDSAQRLLALINDILDLASIEAGQMTLTQQPVNLDTFLSSVVGLVYNRSHDQGLEISHKNESEIQTFVGDERRLKQAVFNLLSNAIKYTPSGGRIELKAFTKDQGDLNGGKELCLSVHDTGVGISDEDRARIFKLFERGPNYPKSKNIGAGLGLSLVKSLIELHGGDINIDSTQGVGTTITCTVPLVEGGDERDVNS comes from the coding sequence GTGATTAATTGGCTTGTAACAACTTCCCCTCTCTTAAATTGGTTTGAGTTGCTTGGGCTCATCTTGGGCATTCTTGGCATCATTGGTTTGCCAGTGATGACCTACATGCGTCGTTTATATGATCAGCACCTGCTTATTTCCCAAGAGCGAGATGATTTGGGGAAAATTTTGGAAGGGATTCCAGAAGCCCGCTGTTGGTGGCGGGAATCAGAGTCTCGTGTCCATTGTTCGAAGTCTTTTGCAGGGTTGTTGGGACTTAATCTTGAACATCCCATCGAAGTTGTGGATGTCACTAATCAGTTTGATTACCACTCAGCTTTTATTCTTGACCAAGCTCTTCACACAGTTCTTGAAAAGGGGGAGAACTTTACAGAAAAGTTGACCCTTCTTGACCAGAAAACCCTTGTGCAAGTAGAAGGCATCCGAATCCTACAAAAGGATCAAAAGCTGATTGTTTTGTCCGTGATTGACATTACGGATCGGGCATTTGAAACACAAAGGTTAAATGATGAAGTCAAATCTTTAAGGGCCGAACACGAAATGCTGCAAGCGATGATCGACGTTGTTCCGGTGGCCTTGTGGTACCGCAATGCTGAGAACCAAGTTATCTTTTGCAATAAAGCTTATGCGGGAGCCGTAGAGAGTGAACCAGCGCAAGTTGCCAAAGATCATAAGGAATTGATTGAAAAATCGCGCAGCACCAGCCCTCATCATCTTGCCCTTAAGGTTCGAAACACAGGTCAGAGCAGTAGTCAGCGAGGACATATTGTCATCGATGGTTTCCGTCGTCTCATTGAAATGACGGAAGTTGCCCATGAGGAAGGCGCCACCGTTGGCTATGCGCTGGATCTGACGGATGGGGAGGAAATGGCGGCAGATCTTGCCAAACACATTCAAGCACACCAAGAAGTCCTTCATCAACTCTCAACCCCGATTGCTGTATTTGGGGCCGATACGCGCCTCGAATTCTTTAACAATGCCTATACAAAATTGTTCGGTTATGAAGAGGCCTGGCTTCACACGAAACCGACCTTTGCAGATGTCTTACAAGACATGCGAGAGCGGCGTAAATTGCCTGAATATCCAGATTTCCAGGCTTTCAAGCGCGGGCGATTGCAGCTGTTTAAAACGTTGTTGCAGCCCATCCAAGAACTGATTCACCAACCGGATGATCAGATATTGCGCCTCCTCATTGCTCCACATCCTTTGGGGGGACTCCTATATATGTATGACGATGTGACCGATAAGTTAGCCTTGGAGCGTCGATACAACACGCTGATTGCGGTTCAAAAAGAAACACTGGATCACTTGTATGAAGGGATTGTTGTGTTGGGCAGCGACAGTCGCTTGCGTCTCAGCAATCCAGCGGCTGCCCGTATCTGGCAGGTGAATGCTCAAGATATCACTGCGGGCCGTCATGCCACCGAGATATTGGCTCTCATTCGCCCCTCCTTTTCCAAAGAGGAAGAATGGCATGAGTTTCAGACGCGCCTCTTAACCATTATCAACCATCGGGTACCTAAAACGGGTCGTTTCAGTCGGGCAGATAAAACGATGATCCAGTATGCCTATGTTCCGTTGCCGGATGGTTCGCATCTGCTCAGTTTCATTGATGTTTCTGATCGTTGGCGTTTTGAGCAAGCCTTGCAAGAGCGCAACCAAGCACTGGAGCAAGCGGATCGGATTAAGTCAGACTTCTTATCCCATGTGTCTTATGAACTTCGGGCGCCCTTGAATACGGTCATTGGATTTTCTGAGATTCTCATCAACCAGTACTTTGGAAATTTGAACGAGCGACAGCTCGATTATTGTCGCGGGATTGTGGATTCAGCGCAGCGGTTGTTGGCGCTCATCAATGACATCTTGGATTTGGCCAGCATTGAGGCAGGGCAAATGACGCTGACCCAACAGCCGGTGAATCTCGACACATTTTTGTCCAGTGTTGTGGGATTGGTGTATAACCGCTCCCATGATCAGGGGCTGGAGATTTCTCACAAAAATGAGTCGGAGATTCAAACTTTCGTGGGAGATGAACGTCGCTTGAAACAAGCGGTCTTCAATCTTTTAAGTAACGCCATTAAATATACGCCTTCTGGTGGTCGTATTGAACTCAAAGCTTTCACAAAAGATCAGGGAGATCTCAATGGAGGCAAAGAGCTTTGCTTGTCCGTTCATGACACCGGCGTTGGCATCAGCGATGAAGATCGCGCCCGCATCTTTAAACTTTTTGAGAGAGGCCCCAACTATCCGAAGTCAAAAAACATCGGCGCTGGACTTGGGCTTTCCCTTGTGAAGAGCCTCATTGAGCTCCATGGAGGTGACATTAACATTGACTCCACCCAAGGGGTTGGGACGACTATTACCTGCACGGTACCCTTAGTGGAGGGTGGGGATGAAAGGGATGTGAATTCATAA
- the rpsT gene encoding 30S ribosomal protein S20, which yields MANHTSSKKAIRQIATRTEQNRTRVSRVRTFVKKVESLLEEGNKKEIVGAMREAESEIMRGVTKGTMHKNTAARKVSRLTKRVKALTA from the coding sequence ATGGCCAATCATACATCCTCAAAGAAAGCAATTCGACAGATTGCAACACGTACGGAACAAAATCGGACACGCGTCAGCCGCGTTAGGACTTTTGTTAAAAAAGTAGAGTCCCTTCTTGAAGAAGGCAACAAAAAGGAAATCGTCGGCGCGATGCGCGAAGCTGAATCAGAAATCATGCGCGGTGTCACCAAGGGCACAATGCATAAGAATACAGCGGCTCGCAAAGTTTCTCGCCTGACAAAACGAGTGAAAGCCTTAACGGCCTAA
- a CDS encoding NADP-dependent malic enzyme: MKPDIYKDSLDYHRYPTPGKLSIHPTKPLADQRDLALAYSPGVAAASRAIAEDPAEAATLTSRSNLIAVISNGTAVLGLGNIGPLAAKPVMEGKAVLFKKFAGIDVFDLEINENDPDKLVDMIAALEPTFGGINLEDIKAPECFYIEKKLHERMKIPVFHDDQHGTAIIVAAAILNGLKLVNKNISAVRLVTSGAGAAAIACLDLLVALGLAPKNVILCDREGAIHKDRKDDMDESKRRYAADTPHRTLAQCLKDADIFLGLSAGNVVSGDMIKPMAPNPLILALANPDPEILPEIVHEVRPDAIMATGRTDYPNQVNNVLCFPFIFRGALDVGATTINQEMKIACVKAIANLAHAEGSDVATSAYGGEIQNFGPTYIIPKPFDPRLIMEIAPVVAKAAMDTGVATRPLADLEAYRQKMSEYVYRSAMVMKPIFQKAKANPKRVAFVEGEDMRVLRAVQILVDEGIAKPILIGRPAVIEKRLKRLSLRVKEGEDFEIIDPNKDNRYSSYWHAYHELMERKGISPDVARILTRTSPTIIGALTVHLGDADTMLCGAIGRYHIHLGHIRQMFDSNLESDKVFAALGVLIREDGVLFICDPYVNPNPTLEQICQMTLMAADQVRCFGIKPKVALLSHSSFGAGTTEAAVKMRLATAWLQKNAPDLEVEGEMHADAALSSPIRQNIFPNSKLLGEANLLIMPCIDSANIAFNMAKSLWNALTVGPILMGCPKPVHIMTPSVTPRGIVNMAALAVVDAESKRG, from the coding sequence ATAAAGCCGGATATTTACAAGGACTCCCTTGACTATCACCGATATCCTACCCCTGGTAAACTCTCCATACATCCCACAAAACCGTTAGCGGATCAACGGGATTTGGCACTTGCTTATTCCCCGGGTGTTGCGGCTGCGAGTCGGGCAATTGCGGAAGATCCAGCTGAAGCAGCGACGCTGACTTCCCGCAGCAATCTCATTGCCGTGATCTCCAATGGCACAGCCGTTCTTGGCCTCGGGAACATTGGACCTTTGGCTGCGAAGCCTGTCATGGAAGGAAAAGCGGTTCTGTTTAAGAAGTTTGCGGGCATTGATGTGTTTGACCTTGAAATTAATGAGAACGATCCGGACAAGTTAGTGGACATGATCGCCGCGTTAGAGCCCACATTTGGGGGGATCAACCTGGAAGATATCAAAGCCCCTGAATGCTTTTATATTGAGAAAAAACTCCACGAACGGATGAAAATTCCCGTCTTTCATGATGATCAACATGGCACCGCCATTATTGTGGCTGCAGCAATTCTGAATGGCTTGAAGCTCGTCAATAAAAACATCTCCGCAGTGCGACTGGTGACGTCTGGTGCTGGGGCAGCTGCAATTGCGTGTTTAGATCTGCTGGTTGCCTTAGGTTTAGCACCAAAGAATGTGATCTTATGCGATCGCGAAGGGGCGATTCATAAAGACCGCAAAGATGATATGGATGAGAGCAAGCGTCGCTATGCGGCGGATACCCCCCACCGGACATTGGCGCAATGCCTGAAGGATGCGGATATATTCTTGGGCTTATCCGCTGGCAATGTGGTGAGTGGTGATATGATTAAGCCCATGGCGCCAAATCCTTTGATTTTGGCATTGGCAAATCCAGATCCTGAGATCTTACCCGAAATTGTTCATGAAGTCCGCCCCGACGCCATTATGGCCACGGGACGCACCGACTACCCAAACCAGGTCAATAACGTCTTGTGTTTCCCTTTCATCTTCCGAGGCGCACTCGATGTTGGGGCGACCACCATCAATCAAGAAATGAAGATTGCGTGTGTTAAAGCCATTGCCAACCTTGCCCATGCGGAAGGGTCTGATGTGGCAACGAGTGCTTATGGGGGAGAAATTCAAAACTTTGGCCCCACTTATATTATTCCCAAACCTTTTGATCCACGACTCATCATGGAGATTGCGCCGGTGGTGGCCAAGGCCGCCATGGACACGGGCGTGGCGACACGGCCCCTGGCTGATCTTGAGGCCTATCGTCAGAAAATGAGTGAGTATGTGTACCGCTCTGCCATGGTTATGAAACCCATCTTCCAAAAAGCCAAAGCCAACCCGAAGCGCGTCGCCTTTGTGGAAGGGGAAGATATGCGTGTCCTTCGTGCGGTTCAGATTCTGGTGGATGAAGGCATTGCTAAGCCGATTCTGATCGGTCGACCCGCGGTGATTGAAAAACGCCTCAAGCGATTAAGTTTGCGCGTGAAAGAAGGCGAAGATTTTGAGATCATCGATCCAAACAAAGATAACCGTTACAGCAGTTATTGGCATGCCTATCATGAACTCATGGAGCGCAAAGGCATTTCTCCGGATGTTGCGCGTATTTTAACGCGAACCAGTCCAACGATTATCGGTGCGTTGACCGTCCACCTTGGCGATGCTGATACGATGCTGTGTGGGGCAATCGGCCGGTACCATATCCATCTCGGCCACATCCGCCAAATGTTTGATTCTAATCTAGAGAGCGACAAAGTCTTTGCGGCCTTAGGGGTTTTGATCCGGGAAGACGGAGTGTTGTTTATTTGTGATCCTTATGTCAATCCAAACCCAACCCTCGAGCAGATCTGCCAAATGACCTTGATGGCGGCAGACCAGGTCCGCTGCTTTGGCATTAAGCCGAAAGTCGCCCTTCTCTCCCATTCCAGTTTTGGGGCCGGCACAACAGAAGCCGCCGTTAAAATGCGCTTGGCTACCGCGTGGCTTCAAAAAAATGCCCCCGATCTTGAGGTTGAAGGAGAAATGCATGCGGATGCGGCTCTCTCGAGCCCCATTCGTCAAAACATCTTTCCAAACTCCAAGCTGTTAGGTGAAGCCAACCTCTTGATTATGCCGTGCATTGATTCGGCTAATATTGCCTTTAACATGGCAAAATCCCTTTGGAATGCGCTGACCGTCGGGCCCATTCTCATGGGCTGCCCAAAGCCGGTTCACATCATGACGCCTTCCGTCACCCCACGGGGTATCGTCAATATGGCTGCCTTGGCCGTGGTGGATGCGGAATCCAAGCGAGGGTAG
- a CDS encoding NAD(P)/FAD-dependent oxidoreductase, giving the protein MSTPSAHHSTDVVIIGAGPTGLFAVFECGMLKLICHVIDALDMIGGQCAALYPEKPIYDIPAHPQITGEELIDNLRQQIEPFNPTYHLGQQVTNITPDDDAGKSWIIETSKGTRIRTRTIIIAAGVGAFGPNRPPLPGIEAFEGTSVHYYVGSRESYRDKNIVIAGGGDSAVDWAISLSEVASRVSVVHRRPKFRAAPESEARLKALADAGVIDMVIPYQLHGLRGENGQLSKVIVQSLEGDTKELNADVLLPFFGLSMNLGPIAEWGLNLDNHHITIDPATGATNRPGIYAIGDIATYPHKLKLILNGFAEGAQSAHAIRRFLYPEEVLHFEYSTTKGLPMAAKEAATAA; this is encoded by the coding sequence ATGTCGACTCCCTCAGCCCATCATTCTACAGACGTCGTCATTATTGGCGCTGGCCCGACCGGTTTGTTTGCCGTGTTTGAGTGTGGCATGCTGAAGTTGATTTGCCATGTCATTGATGCGCTGGATATGATTGGCGGTCAATGTGCAGCCCTTTACCCCGAAAAGCCTATTTACGACATTCCCGCTCACCCACAAATCACCGGTGAAGAACTGATCGATAATTTGCGCCAGCAAATTGAGCCGTTCAACCCGACCTATCACCTCGGCCAACAAGTCACAAACATCACTCCGGATGACGATGCCGGCAAAAGCTGGATTATTGAAACGTCTAAGGGCACCCGAATTCGCACGCGCACCATCATTATTGCCGCCGGCGTTGGCGCCTTTGGCCCGAATCGCCCGCCGTTGCCAGGTATTGAAGCCTTTGAAGGAACGAGCGTTCATTATTATGTGGGCTCCCGCGAATCTTATCGCGATAAAAATATTGTTATTGCCGGTGGCGGAGATTCTGCGGTTGATTGGGCCATTTCGTTAAGTGAAGTGGCGTCCCGCGTTTCTGTTGTGCATCGCCGTCCCAAATTCCGGGCAGCGCCTGAGAGTGAAGCCCGTCTCAAAGCCCTTGCGGATGCGGGTGTTATTGATATGGTTATTCCTTATCAACTCCATGGTTTAAGAGGAGAAAATGGACAGCTTTCAAAAGTGATCGTGCAATCTCTCGAAGGCGACACCAAAGAGCTCAACGCTGACGTACTGCTTCCCTTTTTTGGTTTGTCCATGAACTTAGGGCCTATTGCCGAATGGGGCCTTAACCTTGATAATCATCATATCACCATTGATCCCGCAACGGGCGCAACCAACCGCCCTGGCATCTATGCCATCGGCGACATTGCAACCTATCCTCATAAATTGAAGCTGATTTTGAATGGCTTTGCAGAAGGCGCTCAAAGTGCCCATGCGATTCGCCGATTCCTCTATCCCGAAGAAGTCTTACACTTCGAATATTCCACCACAAAAGGCCTGCCTATGGCAGCAAAAGAGGCTGCGACAGCGGCGTAA
- the gap gene encoding type I glyceraldehyde-3-phosphate dehydrogenase has translation MAIKVAINGFGRIGRMVLRALVESGRKDIHVVAINDLGSIHDNAHMLKYDSVHGRFPGTVTTSADSLDVGSGPINVFAEPNPEKLPWASLGVDIVMECSGFFTERSAAAKHLTAGAKRVLISAPAVGADITVVYGVNHANIMAEHLVVSNGSCTTNCLAPVADVLHQGIGIDVGYMTTIHSYTGDQRLVDTLHKDLHRARAAAMSMIPTSTGAAKALGLVLPDLQGKLDGCAIRVPSPNVSLIDFTFTAKRSTTTDEINLLMTEAANGRLKGVLDVNSEPLVSVDFNHHPASSIFDVGQTQVIGDKFCRILSWYDNEWGFANRMSDVAIVMGKTL, from the coding sequence ATGGCCATTAAAGTTGCAATAAATGGGTTTGGACGTATTGGGCGGATGGTTTTGCGGGCGCTTGTCGAAAGTGGTCGCAAAGACATTCATGTGGTAGCCATCAATGATTTGGGTTCCATTCATGATAATGCCCACATGCTGAAATATGATTCCGTTCATGGTCGTTTTCCAGGAACCGTGACAACGTCCGCTGATTCTTTGGATGTCGGCTCTGGCCCCATAAATGTGTTTGCGGAGCCTAACCCAGAAAAGTTACCGTGGGCGTCTCTCGGGGTTGATATCGTCATGGAATGTTCAGGTTTCTTTACAGAAAGAAGTGCAGCCGCAAAGCATCTGACGGCGGGGGCTAAGCGCGTATTGATTTCAGCACCCGCAGTAGGGGCTGATATAACGGTTGTTTACGGGGTAAACCATGCCAATATTATGGCCGAGCACTTGGTTGTTTCAAATGGCTCGTGCACCACAAACTGCCTGGCGCCGGTGGCGGATGTTCTCCATCAAGGGATTGGGATTGATGTTGGTTATATGACGACGATTCATTCCTATACAGGGGATCAACGATTGGTGGACACTCTTCACAAAGATCTTCATCGGGCTCGCGCAGCTGCCATGTCCATGATACCGACCTCAACAGGGGCTGCCAAAGCCTTAGGGTTAGTGTTGCCAGATCTTCAAGGAAAACTAGATGGATGTGCCATTCGAGTGCCGTCGCCCAATGTCTCCCTCATCGATTTTACTTTTACGGCGAAACGCTCGACTACCACTGATGAAATTAACTTACTTATGACCGAAGCTGCAAATGGCAGACTCAAAGGCGTTCTGGATGTAAACTCAGAGCCTCTTGTATCTGTCGATTTTAACCATCATCCCGCAAGTTCTATTTTTGATGTTGGACAAACTCAAGTCATTGGCGACAAATTCTGCCGAATACTGTCTTGGTATGACAACGAGTGGGGGTTTGCTAATCGCATGAGTGATGTGGCAATTGTTATGGGGAAGACGCTTTAA
- a CDS encoding class I SAM-dependent methyltransferase — protein MLSFLDRVKVKFRHWIMPQEALIQLAAPYPCVLDIGCGLGIFLVELSGTGKILKGFEISLDVVKKAKIVLAKKKIKDVKISHFNGDPLTLGGWDQYDIIYLNDVLHHIPPDNQAEFLKKIYTKMRKGARFVLKDIDASSPLVVFNKLHDLLLNRQYPHEQSMAQCRSWCQDMGFQIEEVVLIRKLVYPHFILVMTKV, from the coding sequence ATGTTGAGTTTTTTGGACCGCGTGAAGGTTAAATTTCGTCATTGGATCATGCCGCAAGAGGCATTGATTCAGCTTGCTGCTCCTTATCCTTGTGTTTTGGACATTGGATGTGGTCTTGGAATATTTCTGGTTGAACTCTCTGGCACAGGAAAAATCTTGAAAGGGTTTGAGATTTCCCTGGATGTTGTTAAGAAGGCAAAAATTGTATTGGCGAAGAAGAAAATTAAGGACGTTAAAATTAGTCATTTTAATGGAGATCCGTTGACCTTGGGTGGCTGGGATCAATACGATATCATTTATTTGAATGATGTTTTGCATCATATTCCCCCAGACAATCAAGCCGAGTTTTTAAAGAAGATATATACCAAAATGCGCAAAGGGGCGCGATTTGTTCTAAAAGACATTGATGCTTCGAGTCCCCTTGTCGTTTTCAATAAGCTCCATGACTTGCTGTTGAATCGTCAATATCCCCATGAACAGTCAATGGCCCAGTGTCGTTCTTGGTGTCAAGATATGGGCTTTCAAATTGAAGAAGTTGTTTTGATTCGCAAGTTGGTTTATCCCCACTTTATTTTGGTAATGACCAAGGTTTGA
- a CDS encoding GNAT family N-acetyltransferase: MISVENILENSQVYIKKVQEVLPRALLELDRFLRPTILFAKKTYVFMTVIVSKIFDLSSLTLGKTSEFTMKVIEQACDIYQFVHRKIHVWKIMSVRHQWYSNKKGELYNPKLKATISPIWECTWNLTRSNEHFDGLESKERAQDIAFKKWMKSRLLRRRLEENNLAKKIPITLTQKIVANQKLLPNKIQLRNATLDDTQEILNLMEQMGSLTNDPRFVVRIQTYVDKPNHHILVATKGKSVVGFIAFVIYDLFLSEGKRCRIEGMIVDAKQHDLSVKRKLMQAAEQFARENNGKVIDMIDGTCRKRDGSHDFYKFLGYNNEGSMSKIYLRKEL; encoded by the coding sequence ATGATATCTGTAGAAAATATACTCGAAAACTCTCAAGTGTACATTAAAAAAGTTCAAGAAGTATTGCCGAGAGCCCTACTTGAATTGGATCGTTTTCTTAGACCCACAATATTGTTTGCAAAGAAAACTTATGTTTTTATGACTGTAATCGTCTCAAAAATCTTCGATCTTTCGTCACTGACTTTGGGCAAAACATCTGAATTCACAATGAAGGTAATTGAGCAAGCTTGTGATATATACCAATTTGTCCACCGTAAAATACATGTATGGAAAATTATGTCCGTACGTCACCAATGGTACTCTAATAAGAAAGGGGAACTTTATAATCCAAAACTGAAAGCAACCATTTCACCTATCTGGGAATGCACCTGGAATCTTACCCGTTCCAACGAACATTTTGATGGGTTAGAATCCAAAGAGCGTGCTCAAGACATTGCCTTTAAAAAATGGATGAAAAGCCGTCTCTTGAGAAGGCGATTGGAAGAAAATAATCTTGCCAAAAAGATTCCCATAACGTTAACTCAAAAAATCGTTGCCAATCAGAAACTCCTGCCCAATAAAATACAACTCCGCAATGCTACCCTCGACGATACCCAAGAGATTTTAAATTTGATGGAACAAATGGGTTCCCTCACAAACGACCCCCGCTTCGTTGTTCGAATCCAAACTTATGTGGATAAACCAAACCACCACATTTTAGTAGCCACAAAAGGTAAATCAGTGGTTGGATTCATCGCGTTTGTCATTTATGACCTGTTTTTATCAGAAGGAAAGAGATGTCGAATAGAAGGAATGATTGTTGATGCAAAACAGCATGATTTGAGCGTGAAGAGAAAATTAATGCAGGCAGCCGAACAGTTTGCTCGTGAAAATAATGGAAAGGTCATCGACATGATCGATGGTACCTGTCGAAAAAGAGACGGTAGTCACGATTTTTATAAATTCTTGGGCTATAACAATGAAGGCTCTATGTCAAAAATCTATCTGAGAAAAGAATTATAA